In the genome of Candidatus Saccharibacteria bacterium oral taxon 488, one region contains:
- a CDS encoding 50S rRNA methyltransferase has translation MKITILTIGKRHEPWIEPGIKRFLERLRAPFAAEMIIIPHSGQIGYRARQDESERLMSRLKPHDFVILLDERGRNLGSPELSQLILDHTDQHIVIIIGGAYGVTETLHRRADIAWSLSRLVFPHQLVRLILAEQLYRAQEIARGSSYHHD, from the coding sequence ATGAAAATTACCATCCTCACCATCGGCAAGCGGCACGAGCCCTGGATAGAGCCAGGCATTAAGCGCTTTTTAGAGCGCCTTAGAGCACCATTCGCCGCAGAAATGATCATCATCCCACATTCCGGCCAAATCGGCTACAGAGCGCGCCAGGACGAGTCAGAGCGCCTGATGTCTCGCCTCAAGCCGCACGACTTCGTCATCCTCCTCGATGAGCGCGGCCGCAACCTGGGCTCGCCAGAACTATCGCAGCTCATTCTCGATCACACCGATCAGCACATCGTTATCATCATTGGCGGGGCCTATGGCGTCACCGAGACGCTTCACCGGCGAGCCGACATCGCTTGGTCGCTATCACGCCTGGTATTTCCGCACCAGCTGGTGCGGCTCATTCTCGCCGAGCAGCTGTACCGCGCCCA